In one Gossypium hirsutum isolate 1008001.06 chromosome D09, Gossypium_hirsutum_v2.1, whole genome shotgun sequence genomic region, the following are encoded:
- the LOC107892208 gene encoding uncharacterized protein isoform X2: MVSREHKRAALHEKLQLLRSITNSHAVNKTTIIVDASKYIEELKQKVERLNQDISAAQTSNDQNALPMVAVETLEKGFLINVFSEKSCPGLLVSLLEAFEELGLNILEARVSCTDSFRLQAVGGENEEQSESIDAQVVKQAVLQAIKNWSEGTDQQE; encoded by the exons atggttTCTAGGGAGCACAAGAGAGCAGCACTGCATGAGAAGCTTCAACTTCTTCGTTCCATTACAAACTCTCATGCT GTGAATAAAACAACAATCATTGTGGACGCATCAAAGTACATTGAAGAGCTAAAACAGAAAGTAGAAAGATTGAATCAAGATATATCAGCTGCACAAACTTCAAATGATCAAAATGCATTGCCTATG GTTGCAGTAGAAACACTAGAGAAGGGTTTTCTTATCAATGTATTTTCAGAAAAGAGCTGCCCTGGTCTGCTTGTTTCTTTATTGGAAGCCTTTGAAGAACTGGGTCTTAATATTCTTGAAGCTAGGGTTTCTTGCACTGATAGCTTTCGATTACAAGCAGTTGGTGGAGAA AATGAAGAACAAAGTGAATCTATTGATGCACAAGTGGTGAAACAAGCAGTGTTGCAAGCTATTAAGAATTGGAGTGAGGGTACTGATCAACAGGAGTAA
- the LOC107892208 gene encoding transcription factor SCREAM2 isoform X1, which translates to MVSREHKRAALHEKLQLLRSITNSHAVNKTTIIVDASKYIEELKQKVERLNQDISAAQTSNDQNALPMQVAVETLEKGFLINVFSEKSCPGLLVSLLEAFEELGLNILEARVSCTDSFRLQAVGGENEEQSESIDAQVVKQAVLQAIKNWSEGTDQQE; encoded by the exons atggttTCTAGGGAGCACAAGAGAGCAGCACTGCATGAGAAGCTTCAACTTCTTCGTTCCATTACAAACTCTCATGCT GTGAATAAAACAACAATCATTGTGGACGCATCAAAGTACATTGAAGAGCTAAAACAGAAAGTAGAAAGATTGAATCAAGATATATCAGCTGCACAAACTTCAAATGATCAAAATGCATTGCCTATG CAGGTTGCAGTAGAAACACTAGAGAAGGGTTTTCTTATCAATGTATTTTCAGAAAAGAGCTGCCCTGGTCTGCTTGTTTCTTTATTGGAAGCCTTTGAAGAACTGGGTCTTAATATTCTTGAAGCTAGGGTTTCTTGCACTGATAGCTTTCGATTACAAGCAGTTGGTGGAGAA AATGAAGAACAAAGTGAATCTATTGATGCACAAGTGGTGAAACAAGCAGTGTTGCAAGCTATTAAGAATTGGAGTGAGGGTACTGATCAACAGGAGTAA